In Mucinivorans hirudinis, the DNA window TGTAAAGAGTTGTATATATTGCAACAATATTTCGGATACAGAGATTTGTCCCATATGTCAGGATACGCGGCGTGACAAGAAGATGATTTGCGTTGTGGAGCAGGTTGCCGATTTGATAACTATCGAGAATACAAGGCAATATGGCGGTCTTTATCACGTGCTTGGCGGAGTAATCTCTCCGATGCAGGGAGTTTCGCCCTCGGACTTGAAAATAGACTTACTCATAGACAACATCACCAAAAACGAGGTCGAAGAGGTTATTCTAGCCATCCCCTCCACTATTGAGGGCGAAACCACATCTTATTATATAACCCGTCGAATCAAGCAGTTAGGTGTAAAAATAAGTGCCATATCACGTGGCATCGGCT includes these proteins:
- a CDS encoding Recombination protein RecR, with amino-acid sequence MSKLLENVVGEFAKLPGVGRRSALRLALNLLRREVEDADALAGAIYQFRRDVKSCIYCNNISDTEICPICQDTRRDKKMICVVEQVADLITIENTRQYGGLYHVLGGVISPMQGVSPSDLKIDLLIDNITKNEVEEVILAIPSTIEGETTSYYITRRIKQLGVKISAISRGIGFGTEIEYADEMTITHALRNRVSY